In Penicillium psychrofluorescens genome assembly, chromosome: 5, a single window of DNA contains:
- a CDS encoding uncharacterized protein (ID:PFLUO_008188-T1.cds;~source:funannotate), whose product MIELGLTRVSRLLQHTPLSWKAIHIAGTNGKGSISAYLSHLLSVGGVRCGRFTSPHLIDRWDCITIGETVVQESLFRQVEDEVKLRDQTLGIGASEFELLTATAFEIFNQEQVEVGVVEVGMGGRLDATNVLSDVLVSVIAKIGLDHQAFLGSTIEEITREKAGILKPGVPCVVDNTNETAVIDTLTSRIQELGIDATFVCPAKVHEQLPPLASIFQKLDLEPHQQENMCSAVSALRIALSKLRPENDTFALLPHLADATWPGRLQSIVLQPLIDRKKPILLDGAHNAQSAEVLGMHVDRRLRPQGNVTWIVAASSGKYLAGVFRSIIRPGDNVATAEFGPVDGMPWVKPTNATELASAIRSIDGIGQVESFEGSLLPAMNWASQAAQGGPLVIAGSLYLVSDVLRLLRKAQK is encoded by the coding sequence ATGATCGAGCTAGGTCTGACCCGCGTCTCGCGCCTCCTTCAGCACACCCCGCTGTCATGGAAGGCCATCCATATCGCCGGCACCAATGGTAAAGGCTCGATCAGCGCATACTTGTCGCACCTGCTGTCCGTCGGAGGGGTGCGCTGCGGCCGCTTTACCTCTCCACACCTGATCGACCGATGGGATTGCATCACGATTGGCGAGACGGTCGTCCAGGAATCTCTTTTCCGGCAAGTCGAAGACGAAGTGAAGCTCCGCGATCAAACGCTAGGAATCGGCGCCTCGGAATTCGAGCTCTTGACCGCCACGGCCTTTGAGATATTCAACCAGGAACAAGTCGAAGTCGGTGTGGTCGAGGTGGGCATGGGCGGTCGCCTCGATGCCACCAATGTCCTCAGTGATGTGCTGGTCTCGGTCATTGCCAAAAttggcctcgaccaccaAGCGTTCCTGGGGTCTACCATCGAGGAGATTACCCGCGAGAAGGCCGGAATCTTGAAACCCGGTGTCCCCTGCGTCGTGGACAACACCAACGAGACGGCAGTGATCGACACATTGACGAGCCGCATCCAAGAGCTTGGCATTGATGCAACTTTTGTATGTCCGGCAAAGGTGCATGAGCAGCTTCCACCCCTTGCATCTATATTCCAGAAGCTTGATCTAGAGCCTCACCAACAAGAGAATATGTGCTCCGCCGTGTCAGCGCTGCGCATTGCCCTATCGAAACTGCGTCCAGAGAATGATACGTTCGCTCTCCTCCCACATTTGGCCGATGCGACATGGCCGGGTCGTCTACAAAGCATTGTTCTGCAACCTTTGATTGATCGCAAGAAGCCGATCCTGCTTGACGGCGCTCACAACGCACAGTCGGCCGAAGTCTTGGGAATGCACGTCGACCGCCGATTGCGTCCGCAGGGAAACGTCACTTGGATTGTTGCCGCCTCGAGTGGGAAATATCTGGCAGGGGTGTTCCGGTCCATCATCCGGCCGGGCGATAATGTTGCGACGGCTGAGTTTGGTCCTGTGGATGGAATGCCCTGGGTCAAACCAACCAACGCCACGGAGCTGGCATCCGCCATCCGATCTATTGACGGGATTGGACAAGTGGAGAGTTTCGAAGGCAGTTTGCTGCCCGCCATGAATTGGGCCAGCCAAGCGGCCCAAGGTGGGCCTTTGGTCATTGCTGGGAGCCTGTACCTGGTCTCGGATGTACTCCGCCTCCTGCGTAAGGCGCAAAAATAA